From Phaeocystidibacter marisrubri, the proteins below share one genomic window:
- a CDS encoding HdeD family acid-resistance protein, translating to MLQKFSSYWWFLTLSGVLFSALGAMLLFSNEFGLSDLLHYLGFVLVGMGVFTGIINYVMMRKESHYDWRWFALAAAELAMGLIILFNDNWAESTFIQMIGVWSILMGAYLIYTGLKKTTKSIIVTLSGVISLAFGGLIFFDQMEEGNLHKLVGLYAVLLGIFVINGSLKIRAWKVNHEAKDTLSE from the coding sequence ATGCTACAAAAATTCTCTTCCTACTGGTGGTTCCTTACTTTGAGCGGGGTTCTCTTCTCAGCTCTTGGAGCTATGCTGTTATTCAGCAATGAATTTGGTCTATCTGATCTTCTCCACTACTTGGGCTTTGTCCTTGTGGGAATGGGGGTTTTCACAGGCATCATTAATTATGTGATGATGCGGAAGGAATCGCATTATGACTGGCGTTGGTTTGCCCTTGCAGCCGCTGAACTCGCCATGGGATTAATTATTCTATTCAATGATAATTGGGCCGAGAGTACCTTCATTCAAATGATAGGGGTCTGGAGCATTCTCATGGGCGCATACCTGATTTACACCGGATTAAAGAAAACCACAAAGTCGATTATTGTCACACTATCAGGCGTGATTTCTCTCGCCTTTGGAGGATTGATCTTCTTTGATCAAATGGAAGAAGGAAACCTTCACAAATTGGTAGGCTTGTATGCCGTGTTACTCGGTATTTTCGTCATCAACGGCTCACTAAAAATCCGAGCTTGGAAAGTAAATCACGAGGCGAAGGATACACTCAGTGAATAA
- a CDS encoding NUDIX hydrolase: MNYCPTCGSDAIEYRIPEGDHRSRAVCSDCNSIHYSNPLMVVGCLVVNDGKVLLARRGIEPRMGFWNLPCGFMENDETTEVGALREVLEETGLEVEIQHLHSVYSVVPANQVYLIYKAITDRTDYKLTPESTEINFFSPDEIPWDEIAFTANMHALKAFVENPESTNVHLGSHI; encoded by the coding sequence ATGAACTACTGTCCTACTTGCGGATCAGACGCAATAGAATATAGAATTCCCGAAGGAGATCACCGCTCCAGAGCCGTCTGTTCTGATTGCAACTCCATCCATTACAGCAATCCACTCATGGTAGTGGGATGTTTAGTGGTGAATGATGGAAAGGTGCTATTAGCGCGGAGAGGAATTGAGCCTAGAATGGGTTTTTGGAACTTGCCCTGTGGTTTTATGGAGAATGATGAAACCACGGAAGTAGGCGCTCTTCGGGAGGTGTTAGAAGAAACAGGGTTAGAAGTAGAAATACAGCATTTGCATTCAGTTTACAGTGTGGTCCCGGCCAACCAAGTTTACCTTATTTATAAAGCCATAACTGACCGCACCGACTACAAGCTAACACCTGAAAGTACTGAGATTAACTTCTTTAGTCCTGATGAAATTCCTTGGGATGAAATTGCCTTTACGGCAAACATGCATGCATTGAAGGCTTTTGTTGAAAATCCCGAATCAACTAACGTACATTTGGGCTCTCATATTTGA
- a CDS encoding DUF5916 domain-containing protein, which produces MTTRTPLLCFTLFCANLLTAQSEPKVYSIERCSTPPVIDGKSNDEVWNDAAIATNFFMLEPENGTPERNERRTEVQLAFDDDAIYVFARMHDESPEQILHQYSPRDVYNVNTDYFGIFINPFNDGLSDFNFYVTAAGVQSDSRTTDDGEDISWNTVWKSEVSIDSLGWTVEMEIPYQCLRFSEKAVKDWGLNMMRYTRRNRQNYTWNFIDRSVATYELQTGLLRGMENIKPPVRLSLMPYFSAYENVYPSGDHAESVNFGADLKYGINESFTLDATLIPDFGQVAFDKQVLNLGPFENQYQENRQFFVEGTDLFSKGNMFYSRRIGGSPKNITNADLSDLSDLTQDYTRLLNATKISGRTSGNTGIGFLNAITDNNYIEGTDSTGEELRILTEPLTNYNVFVIDQRINRNRSVSLVNTNVMRNGAARDANVTGFIANLNNNSNSYKLYGEGKYAHIAQGDSTIGDYSTYVALSKIKGNWRWNIAQQYVGDEFDQNDLGFQARNNRFGHSVEGSYQIFQPTGWFNRYRITAIATHYMLANPRVYESFDVEGHFFGITKRFFAFGLDFESSPVDKIDYFEARVPDRKFIRPPGYTHSGWISTDYRRPFAIDASFTYYRQPGFDNEMYSFNIEPIVRVNDKLNFSYEITPSFESNNTGWSGFMGDSVIIGARGIWTAQQNLKLNYIFTPKMSLSLNFRHYWRSLRYNQYYNLEEDGTIEVIAEDLGNDVNFNTVNVDLKFSWWYAPGSELVLLYRSSLIDSDNNVNSSYGENFIQSIGMPSTHIFSIRLTYFLDYAIFAS; this is translated from the coding sequence ATGACAACAAGAACTCCCCTCCTGTGCTTCACGTTGTTCTGTGCCAACCTTCTCACAGCTCAAAGTGAACCAAAAGTGTATTCCATTGAACGTTGTTCTACTCCACCTGTCATTGATGGAAAGAGCAATGATGAGGTTTGGAATGATGCGGCTATAGCTACTAATTTCTTTATGCTCGAGCCTGAAAATGGCACTCCCGAGCGCAATGAGCGAAGAACTGAAGTTCAACTGGCATTTGACGATGATGCGATTTACGTCTTCGCACGAATGCACGATGAATCACCTGAACAAATTCTTCATCAATACTCTCCCAGAGATGTGTACAATGTGAATACCGATTACTTCGGAATTTTCATCAATCCGTTCAACGATGGCTTGAGTGATTTCAACTTTTACGTTACCGCTGCTGGAGTTCAATCCGATAGTAGAACGACCGACGATGGTGAGGACATCTCATGGAATACAGTTTGGAAAAGTGAGGTAAGTATCGATTCTCTCGGCTGGACGGTGGAGATGGAAATCCCCTATCAATGCCTGCGTTTTTCTGAAAAAGCCGTGAAAGATTGGGGACTGAATATGATGCGATATACGAGGAGAAATCGTCAGAATTACACGTGGAATTTCATTGATCGATCGGTAGCGACTTACGAGTTACAAACCGGACTATTGCGAGGCATGGAGAATATCAAACCTCCTGTCCGCCTGAGTCTTATGCCCTACTTCTCGGCCTATGAGAATGTTTACCCTTCTGGAGATCATGCGGAGTCGGTCAACTTTGGCGCCGATCTGAAATACGGAATTAACGAGAGCTTCACACTGGATGCTACGCTCATCCCCGACTTTGGTCAGGTGGCGTTTGACAAACAAGTTCTAAACCTTGGTCCTTTCGAAAATCAATACCAAGAGAATAGACAGTTTTTTGTGGAAGGAACAGATTTGTTTTCAAAGGGTAACATGTTCTATTCGAGACGAATTGGTGGTTCTCCTAAGAATATTACCAATGCCGACTTAAGTGATTTGTCGGATTTGACCCAAGATTACACACGCCTACTCAATGCCACCAAAATTTCAGGCAGAACGAGTGGAAACACTGGTATTGGATTTCTGAATGCCATCACAGATAATAACTACATCGAAGGCACCGACTCAACAGGAGAAGAGCTTCGAATCCTAACAGAGCCACTTACCAACTACAACGTGTTCGTGATTGATCAGCGAATCAACCGCAACCGATCAGTCAGCCTAGTGAATACGAACGTTATGCGAAATGGAGCTGCCAGAGATGCGAACGTTACAGGATTTATTGCTAACCTGAACAACAACAGCAATAGTTACAAGCTTTACGGAGAAGGGAAATACGCTCACATTGCTCAAGGCGATAGCACCATTGGCGATTATTCTACATATGTCGCTCTAAGCAAGATTAAGGGCAATTGGCGATGGAATATTGCCCAGCAATACGTAGGGGATGAATTTGACCAAAACGATCTAGGCTTCCAAGCACGCAACAACCGATTCGGCCATTCCGTTGAAGGATCTTATCAAATTTTTCAACCAACAGGATGGTTCAACCGCTATCGAATTACTGCTATTGCAACTCATTACATGCTCGCTAACCCGAGGGTTTATGAGAGTTTTGATGTGGAAGGTCACTTTTTCGGCATTACAAAACGGTTCTTTGCTTTCGGTCTTGATTTTGAATCTTCTCCTGTGGATAAAATCGACTACTTCGAAGCGCGCGTTCCGGACAGGAAGTTCATACGCCCACCGGGATATACTCATAGTGGTTGGATCAGCACAGATTACAGAAGACCCTTTGCCATTGACGCAAGCTTCACGTATTACCGCCAACCGGGATTCGACAACGAAATGTATTCGTTCAACATTGAGCCAATTGTTCGTGTAAATGACAAACTCAATTTCTCATATGAAATCACCCCTTCTTTCGAATCAAACAACACGGGTTGGAGTGGATTTATGGGGGATAGTGTAATCATTGGAGCAAGAGGTATTTGGACCGCTCAACAGAATCTCAAATTAAATTACATCTTCACTCCTAAGATGTCCTTATCCCTCAATTTTAGACATTATTGGAGAAGTTTGAGATACAATCAATACTATAACTTAGAAGAAGACGGAACGATTGAAGTCATCGCTGAAGATCTAGGCAACGATGTAAATTTCAACACGGTGAATGTCGATTTAAAGTTTTCTTGGTGGTATGCTCCAGGAAGTGAACTCGTACTGCTCTATCGCAGTTCTCTTATTGACTCCGATAACAACGTAAACTCTTCCTATGGTGAGAACTTCATTCAATCCATTGGAATGCCGAGTACACATATCTTCAGTATTCGATTGACCTACTTCTTGGACTACGCTATCTTCGCCTCATGA
- a CDS encoding DUF2452 domain-containing protein: protein MSKQNPIDPDKITDSPSNLPYAHTVGGAKITVPDLNRNRSRALEAMDHQTDQQLEQIRQQMELLAHQAKAIQERRELSEMIYAAHIPFKPEINHIYHLYQKADETYVLSMIGPNEWSSGMKYDAFVYTVRLLADHTWDILK, encoded by the coding sequence ATGAGCAAGCAAAACCCCATAGATCCTGACAAGATCACAGATTCTCCTTCCAATTTACCGTATGCGCACACGGTAGGTGGAGCCAAGATTACCGTCCCCGATTTGAACAGAAATCGGTCGAGAGCTCTTGAAGCCATGGATCATCAGACGGATCAACAGCTCGAGCAAATTCGTCAGCAAATGGAGCTTCTTGCGCATCAAGCTAAAGCCATTCAGGAGCGCAGAGAATTGAGCGAAATGATCTACGCGGCTCACATTCCTTTCAAGCCCGAAATCAACCACATCTACCATCTTTATCAAAAGGCAGATGAAACCTATGTACTCTCCATGATTGGCCCCAACGAATGGTCCTCTGGAATGAAGTACGACGCCTTTGTTTACACCGTGAGATTGCTGGCAGATCACACCTGGGATATCCTGAAATAG
- a CDS encoding alpha/beta hydrolase has translation MSAPLPLHCVSVPPTHPAENGKSPVVLLLHGYGSHENDLFSFANDLRRTHYVISLRAPLRLGFGGFAWYEINWNESGEKWTDVEAGLNSLKLLESFIDQLEDHFPVDSNAITLMGFSQGAIMSYAYSFRHPEKLKAVVAMSGYIVSELMPKQAVMQLVQKTPFYITHGTEDAVIPVSWAKQGVDYLEKLKINHVFKTYPMPHGISPEAYAELKAWLVENLGI, from the coding sequence ATGTCAGCACCCCTACCCCTTCATTGCGTCAGCGTTCCTCCTACCCATCCTGCGGAAAATGGCAAATCACCAGTCGTTCTGTTGTTACACGGCTACGGTAGTCACGAAAACGATCTATTCTCGTTTGCAAATGACTTGAGAAGAACACATTACGTCATCTCACTTCGTGCTCCACTACGCTTGGGTTTTGGTGGGTTTGCATGGTATGAAATCAACTGGAACGAGAGCGGTGAAAAATGGACTGATGTAGAGGCTGGGTTGAACAGTCTTAAATTATTGGAGAGTTTCATTGATCAATTAGAAGATCACTTCCCCGTTGATTCCAACGCTATCACTTTAATGGGGTTCTCACAGGGTGCCATTATGAGTTATGCCTACAGTTTTCGTCATCCAGAGAAACTCAAAGCCGTCGTGGCTATGTCCGGTTATATCGTTTCGGAATTGATGCCTAAACAAGCCGTGATGCAGCTCGTTCAGAAAACGCCTTTTTACATCACACATGGTACGGAAGACGCGGTCATCCCAGTATCGTGGGCTAAACAGGGTGTTGATTATCTCGAGAAACTGAAAATAAATCACGTTTTCAAGACCTACCCTATGCCCCACGGGATCAGTCCAGAGGCCTATGCAGAATTAAAAGCCTGGCTCGTCGAGAATTTGGGTATCTGA
- a CDS encoding TIGR02757 family protein, with protein sequence MMSENIKEILDELVDRYNRPNFIEDDPISIPHSFTLSQDIEIAGYLSATIAWGQRKTIVNNAHKMMDIMGNTPYEFTMNASPAELSDLRFVHRTFNGNDLAFLIYGLRDIYLEHKSLEKVFHPRKGEDNLFPAIQRFRDQLIGTREPGRSGKHIANPSKGTAAKRIHMYLRWMVRTDDRGVDFGLWNSISPSLLSCPLDVHTGVNARALGLLNRKQNDRRAVEELDFSLRSLDAEDPVKYDFALFGMGVDPSMKALK encoded by the coding sequence ATGATGTCGGAAAATATCAAAGAGATACTCGATGAATTGGTGGATCGATACAATCGTCCCAATTTTATCGAGGACGATCCCATCTCCATTCCACACTCTTTCACTCTTTCTCAGGATATTGAAATAGCGGGCTATCTCTCCGCTACCATTGCTTGGGGGCAAAGAAAAACCATTGTAAACAACGCCCACAAAATGATGGACATCATGGGTAATACTCCCTATGAGTTCACCATGAATGCATCACCTGCTGAACTGTCAGATCTTCGATTTGTACACCGTACTTTCAATGGAAATGACCTTGCATTTTTAATTTATGGTCTGCGTGATATCTATTTAGAGCACAAATCATTAGAGAAGGTCTTTCATCCAAGAAAGGGTGAAGACAATCTCTTTCCCGCTATTCAAAGATTTAGAGATCAACTGATCGGCACTCGCGAACCTGGCCGATCTGGAAAGCACATTGCGAACCCCAGCAAAGGAACCGCAGCGAAGCGGATTCACATGTACCTTAGATGGATGGTTCGAACCGACGACAGAGGGGTAGATTTTGGTCTTTGGAACTCCATCTCTCCGTCCTTGCTATCTTGTCCACTTGATGTCCATACAGGTGTTAATGCACGCGCTTTAGGGCTGCTCAACCGAAAACAAAACGACCGAAGAGCTGTAGAAGAACTGGATTTCTCACTTCGTTCGTTGGATGCTGAAGACCCTGTTAAATACGACTTTGCTCTTTTCGGAATGGGGGTAGATCCCTCTATGAAAGCATTGAAGTGA
- the pnuC gene encoding nicotinamide riboside transporter PnuC, translating into MELFSLDTIEIAGVVLNIAYLILLIKRSVYCWPMGILGSGLSIFIFLNSQLYSEAILFFFYVLIGIYGWVKWAGNSDSSNQIQPIRWKVMQHISAISIGILTTLGLGYFFSSQTDASRPFEDALSTGFAFVASFLEARRVLTGWFYWIAINGFSIWLYADRGLILYSGLSVVYTAMSFYGYYSWRKAMIATSSFSDTQILDEPGF; encoded by the coding sequence ATGGAGCTTTTTTCTCTCGATACTATTGAGATTGCTGGGGTTGTCCTCAACATAGCATATCTCATCTTGCTCATTAAACGATCGGTTTATTGCTGGCCAATGGGGATTCTCGGATCGGGTTTGAGCATCTTCATTTTTCTCAATTCTCAACTGTATTCCGAGGCTATCCTATTTTTCTTCTATGTCCTAATTGGAATTTATGGATGGGTGAAGTGGGCAGGAAATTCTGACTCTTCGAACCAAATTCAACCGATTCGCTGGAAGGTGATGCAGCACATCAGTGCTATCAGCATTGGGATTCTGACTACACTTGGATTGGGCTACTTCTTTAGCTCTCAAACAGATGCAAGTAGACCCTTTGAAGATGCTCTGTCTACGGGCTTCGCCTTTGTTGCCTCATTCTTAGAGGCAAGACGTGTGCTTACAGGTTGGTTTTATTGGATAGCCATTAATGGGTTTAGCATTTGGCTATATGCTGATAGAGGATTGATTCTCTACAGTGGACTCTCTGTGGTATATACTGCGATGAGCTTCTATGGATACTATAGCTGGAGGAAGGCAATGATAGCAACTTCATCTTTTTCAGATACCCAAATTCTCGACGAGCCAGGCTTTTAA
- the sucC gene encoding ADP-forming succinate--CoA ligase subunit beta: MNLHEYQGKEILAGYGVRVQRGLVAQTPEEAVEVAKKLSEDTGTSWWVVKAQVHAGGRGKGGGVKLAKSLDEVRERANDIIGMNLVTPQTSAEGKKVHQVLIAEDVYYPGESETKEFYMSVLLDRQKGRNMIMYSTEGGMDIEEVAEKTPHLIFTEEIDPAVGLGDFQARQIAFNLGCTGTAFKEMVVFVKSLYKAYEGIDASLFEINPVLKTSDDKILAVDSKVVIDDNALYRHKDIAEMRDLREEDPTEVEAGEVGLNFVKLDGNVGCMVNGAGLAMATMDIIKMAGGNPANFLDVGGTADAARVEKAFRIILQDKNVKAILVNIFGGIVRCDRVAQGIVDAYKNIGDIPVPIIVRLQGTNAEEAKKLIDESGLAVHSAVQLVEAADLVKELVG; this comes from the coding sequence ATGAATCTCCACGAATATCAAGGTAAAGAAATTCTCGCCGGATACGGTGTACGCGTTCAACGCGGCTTGGTGGCACAGACGCCAGAAGAGGCTGTTGAAGTAGCGAAGAAATTGTCTGAAGACACCGGCACGTCATGGTGGGTAGTTAAGGCACAAGTTCACGCAGGTGGTCGCGGTAAAGGCGGCGGTGTGAAGCTTGCTAAGTCACTAGACGAAGTTCGAGAGAGAGCAAATGATATTATTGGCATGAACCTCGTAACTCCGCAGACTTCTGCAGAGGGTAAAAAGGTTCACCAAGTTTTGATCGCCGAGGATGTGTACTATCCTGGTGAGAGCGAAACAAAAGAGTTCTACATGTCTGTATTGCTCGACCGTCAAAAAGGTCGCAACATGATCATGTACTCTACAGAAGGTGGTATGGACATCGAAGAGGTGGCTGAAAAGACTCCTCACTTGATTTTCACTGAAGAGATCGATCCAGCGGTTGGTCTTGGTGATTTCCAAGCGCGTCAAATCGCTTTCAATTTGGGCTGTACAGGTACTGCCTTCAAAGAAATGGTTGTATTTGTGAAGTCGCTTTACAAGGCGTACGAAGGTATTGATGCTTCCCTTTTCGAAATCAACCCTGTCTTGAAGACTTCTGACGATAAGATTTTGGCAGTTGATTCAAAGGTCGTTATTGATGATAACGCACTTTACCGTCACAAAGACATCGCTGAGATGCGTGACCTAAGAGAGGAAGATCCTACGGAAGTTGAAGCAGGTGAAGTTGGACTCAACTTCGTTAAGCTTGACGGAAACGTTGGCTGTATGGTGAACGGTGCTGGTCTTGCAATGGCTACTATGGACATCATTAAGATGGCCGGTGGTAACCCAGCAAACTTCTTGGACGTAGGTGGTACTGCTGATGCTGCTCGTGTAGAAAAAGCATTCCGCATCATTCTTCAAGACAAGAATGTTAAAGCCATCCTCGTAAATATCTTCGGAGGTATTGTACGTTGTGATCGCGTTGCTCAGGGTATTGTTGATGCGTATAAGAACATCGGCGATATTCCAGTGCCTATTATCGTTCGTCTTCAGGGAACTAACGCTGAAGAAGCGAAGAAGCTCATCGATGAGAGTGGTCTTGCGGTTCACTCTGCCGTACAGCTTGTTGAAGCAGCTGATTTGGTGAAGGAGCTAGTAGGTTAA
- a CDS encoding ABC1 kinase family protein, which produces MKEQDKIPTSRGARTGRFIKTGAQIGGNYLKHYAKKLVNSEASDEDLHKANAQDIYGALSELKGSALKVAQMMSMDQGILPEAYTNQFSLAQYSAPPLSYPLVVRTFQKAFQKSPTDVFDTFSKSAISAASMGQVHRAELDGKLLAVKIQYPGVQDSLESDMRIVKPMAARLFQLNNSDIDHYLEEVAGRMKEECDYSLELKRSVEISKACAHISGLTFPTYYPELSSDRILTMDWMEGVHLKEFTESNPSYEVRQKVGQALWDFYDYQIHELKSLHADPHPGNFLIREDGTVGVIDFGCVKNLPEKFYHSFFKLTDAEILTNDQKLDDALLELEFYNESDDLELKEFISSTMREFLSLLGRPFMEEKFDFGDESYIKAVFELGQRFGKDSKIRKIGAGRGPADAIYLNRTYFGLYTLLNRLGVQVRTSRNK; this is translated from the coding sequence ATGAAAGAACAAGATAAGATTCCCACCTCCAGAGGTGCAAGAACAGGTCGTTTTATAAAGACCGGTGCCCAAATTGGAGGAAATTACCTCAAACACTACGCAAAGAAACTAGTCAATTCAGAAGCTTCAGATGAAGACTTGCACAAAGCGAATGCGCAAGACATTTATGGCGCTTTAAGTGAGCTAAAAGGTTCCGCTTTAAAAGTGGCTCAAATGATGAGTATGGATCAGGGAATCTTGCCTGAAGCGTATACGAATCAATTTTCCTTAGCGCAATACAGCGCTCCCCCTCTTTCCTATCCCCTTGTCGTTCGCACCTTTCAAAAGGCCTTTCAAAAATCTCCGACGGATGTATTCGACACCTTCTCAAAGAGTGCGATAAGCGCTGCTAGTATGGGGCAAGTTCATCGCGCCGAACTGGATGGAAAACTCTTAGCTGTCAAAATTCAATATCCTGGTGTTCAAGATAGCTTAGAATCTGACATGCGTATTGTAAAACCCATGGCTGCTCGATTGTTTCAGTTGAACAACTCGGATATCGATCACTATTTAGAAGAAGTGGCTGGACGCATGAAGGAAGAGTGCGACTACAGTTTAGAGCTCAAACGCAGTGTTGAAATTAGCAAAGCCTGTGCTCACATCAGTGGACTTACTTTTCCCACCTATTATCCCGAGTTGAGCTCAGATCGAATTCTCACCATGGATTGGATGGAAGGTGTTCACCTTAAAGAGTTTACGGAGTCAAATCCTTCCTATGAAGTTCGTCAAAAAGTAGGTCAGGCACTTTGGGACTTTTACGATTATCAGATCCATGAACTCAAATCGCTGCACGCCGACCCACACCCAGGAAATTTCCTCATTCGCGAAGATGGAACCGTAGGAGTGATTGATTTTGGGTGCGTGAAGAACCTTCCAGAAAAGTTCTACCATTCCTTCTTCAAGCTCACAGATGCTGAAATCTTGACCAATGACCAGAAGCTGGATGATGCCTTGCTAGAACTCGAATTCTACAATGAATCTGATGACCTTGAACTAAAGGAATTCATATCATCCACCATGCGAGAATTTTTGTCGCTTTTAGGACGTCCCTTTATGGAAGAAAAGTTTGATTTTGGCGATGAATCCTATATCAAAGCGGTCTTTGAATTGGGACAACGTTTTGGAAAAGACTCGAAGATTAGAAAAATCGGGGCTGGACGTGGACCAGCGGATGCCATCTATCTAAACCGAACTTATTTCGGACTTTACACACTTTTGAATAGATTAGGTGTTCAAGTTCGAACCTCTAGAAACAAGTGA
- a CDS encoding DUF429 domain-containing protein yields MSEVLFGIDFGSKLAGTTVISIFKNGSIYFLDVDDGVDADDFILKAADHFKPNCVFIDAPLSLPGKYRGCLGLDDYMFRRADKELKAMSPMFLGGLTARAIRLKDLLEEMEIEVMETYPKILATRYDLQNLGYKANSTQLNVCRSKLQDALNPNINMDCSDIKTWHHLDSLLALMSAMNYKSGTAEIYGDEREGLIIV; encoded by the coding sequence ATGAGTGAAGTGTTATTCGGAATTGATTTTGGCAGCAAGCTCGCAGGCACAACTGTAATTTCCATTTTTAAAAATGGGAGCATCTACTTTTTGGATGTAGATGATGGTGTAGATGCGGACGATTTCATCCTCAAAGCTGCGGATCACTTCAAACCCAATTGCGTTTTTATTGATGCCCCTCTCTCATTGCCCGGAAAATACCGCGGATGTTTAGGACTCGATGACTACATGTTCAGAAGAGCAGATAAAGAGTTGAAGGCTATGAGTCCTATGTTTTTAGGTGGATTAACCGCTCGTGCCATCCGACTGAAAGACCTACTTGAAGAAATGGAAATCGAAGTGATGGAGACCTATCCGAAAATTCTAGCAACTCGGTACGACCTACAAAATCTGGGATATAAAGCAAACTCCACCCAATTGAATGTGTGTCGTTCTAAGCTTCAAGATGCACTCAATCCCAATATTAACATGGATTGTAGCGATATCAAAACATGGCATCACCTAGACTCCTTGCTGGCATTGATGTCGGCCATGAACTACAAGAGCGGCACTGCGGAGATTTATGGCGATGAACGTGAAGGTCTTATCATTGTATGA
- a CDS encoding ABC transporter ATP-binding protein — protein MLSARNIVKSYGDVNVLKGVDIDVYSGEIVSIRGASGAGKTTLLQIMGTLERPDSGSLMYGDHKVHQLRDKGLSNFRNTHIGFVFQFHHLLPEFTALENVCMPGFIAGKPDSEVRKRAGELLKILNIHHRIDHKPNAMSGGEQQRVAVARALINQPDIVFADEPTGNLDSVHAEEMHELFLRLRNEFNQSFVIVTHNHELAELADRKLEMIDGKIIR, from the coding sequence ATTCTATCCGCTCGAAACATCGTTAAGAGCTACGGTGATGTAAACGTTCTCAAGGGCGTTGATATTGATGTGTATTCTGGAGAAATAGTCAGTATTAGAGGAGCTTCTGGAGCGGGAAAAACAACGCTTCTTCAAATTATGGGCACCTTGGAACGTCCTGATTCTGGAAGTCTCATGTATGGCGACCACAAGGTTCATCAACTCAGAGATAAGGGTTTGAGTAATTTTAGAAATACTCATATCGGATTCGTGTTTCAATTCCACCACTTACTTCCTGAGTTCACCGCCTTAGAGAATGTATGTATGCCCGGCTTTATTGCAGGTAAACCCGATTCAGAAGTGAGAAAACGGGCGGGTGAATTGTTGAAAATATTGAACATTCATCACCGAATTGATCACAAGCCCAACGCCATGTCTGGCGGTGAACAGCAGCGTGTGGCTGTGGCTAGAGCACTGATCAATCAACCAGATATTGTGTTTGCCGATGAGCCTACTGGAAACCTGGATTCCGTGCATGCCGAAGAGATGCATGAACTCTTTCTTCGTCTTCGAAACGAATTCAACCAGAGCTTTGTGATTGTAACCCACAATCATGAATTAGCTGAACTTGCAGATCGCAAGTTGGAGATGATAGATGGTAAGATAATCCGATGA
- a CDS encoding TetR/AcrR family transcriptional regulator, whose protein sequence is MPTSTSNKSKVTKTTLLDAYVREYCLTGHRPPSIYAFCDAMEISEGDFYNFFTSFDQLEASIWKDAFDHAYHRVNNDDELAELSVRDKYLTFAFAWVEVLKERRSFYVLSFKHQWTPFPESALKELRSHAKKSFGNWIEEGSSNGEIERRFKVSDHYDEALWINLLFITGFWMKDDSVGFEKTDAAIEKSVNLGFDLLNKGSLDSALDLGKFLFQNFR, encoded by the coding sequence ATGCCTACCTCTACATCCAACAAGAGCAAGGTGACAAAAACCACTTTGCTTGACGCTTATGTTCGAGAATATTGCCTGACTGGACATCGTCCACCTTCCATCTATGCCTTCTGTGATGCTATGGAAATTTCAGAAGGTGACTTTTATAACTTCTTCACTTCATTCGACCAACTGGAAGCATCCATTTGGAAGGATGCCTTCGACCATGCCTATCATCGTGTCAATAACGATGACGAACTAGCCGAATTGAGTGTCCGCGACAAGTATCTAACGTTTGCGTTTGCTTGGGTTGAAGTGCTAAAAGAGCGTCGATCGTTCTACGTTCTCAGCTTCAAACACCAATGGACTCCCTTCCCTGAAAGTGCATTAAAGGAGCTTAGATCACATGCTAAAAAGAGCTTTGGCAACTGGATTGAAGAAGGAAGCTCAAATGGAGAAATTGAGAGAAGATTCAAGGTTTCTGATCACTACGATGAGGCTCTTTGGATCAACCTCCTGTTTATCACTGGATTTTGGATGAAAGACGATAGTGTTGGATTTGAAAAGACAGACGCAGCCATTGAAAAGAGTGTGAACCTTGGTTTCGATTTGCTGAACAAAGGTTCACTCGACTCCGCACTGGATTTAGGTAAATTTCTATTTCAGAATTTCAGATGA